A single genomic interval of Corylus avellana chromosome ca10, CavTom2PMs-1.0 harbors:
- the LOC132164754 gene encoding germin-like protein 9-3, which produces MASKFFFLLISSFAIMKMATAGDPNILSDFIVPPNVTVDGNFFTFTGMRSLVGAGPPTAGLKVLKASLAEFPALNGQSVSIAVLEFPAGTTNPPHTHPRSAELLFLVDGTLQVGFVDTTNKLFTQTLQTGDTFVFPKGLVHFQYNVDPKAPALAISAFGSANAGLVSIPNTLFNTSIDNNVLALSFKTDVATIQHLKAGLAPKS; this is translated from the coding sequence ATGGCCTCTAAATTCTTCTTCCTGCTAATTTCTTCATTTGCCATCATGAAAATGGCAACAGCCGGAGATCCTAACATCCTCTCGGACTTTATAGTCCCTCCAAATGTCACAGTTGATGGAAATTTCTTCACATTTACTGGCATGCGTTCGCTTGTTGGAGCAGGCCCTCCCACAGCCGGCCTTAAGGTCTTGAAAGCAAGTTTGGCTGAATTCCCGGCTCTCAACGGGCAGAGTGTTTCCATTGCTGTCCTTGAATTTCCAGCTGGCACCACAAACCCACCCCACACCCATCCCCGCTCTGCTGAGCTTCTTTTCCTGGTTGATGGTACCCTTCAAGTGGGGTTCGTTGATACGACCAACAAGCTATTTACTCAGACGCTACAAACGGGTGATACGTTTGTGTTTCCTAAGGGACTTGTGCATTTTCAGTACAATGTTGACCCGAAAGCACCTGCGCTAGCGATTTCAGCTTTTGGAAGCGCAAATGCTGGACTTGTTTCGATTCCCAACACTTTGTTCAACACTAGCATTGACAACAATGTCTTGGCTTTGTCCTTCAAGACCGATGTTGCCACCATTCAACACCTTAAGGCTGGTCTTGCTCCCAAGTCCTAA